CAATTAGGCGGCAAAGCGAGCCCAAACTTCACTGGGCTTCGTCTGTCTCCCACAGGCCCATGGCCCGGACCAGGCACGCCGACCCGGCCACCACGAGCGCCGCGAAAACCGGAGGCACGATGAAGTCGATCCTGGACTTGCTGAACAGCTGAGCCGGCAAGCAGAGAATATCTCCCGGCACGTCTGCCAGAACCCTTATGGACGCTTCCGAGCCGcacgaagacgaagaagaaatgGCCGAGACAAACGCAACCTCGGGAGAGAAGGAGGCCAGAGCCACCGTGAGAGTGAGGCAGGCGGTCCACGTGGCGGCGAAGATTAGCACCGGCAGGCGGGGCGTGAGGCGCGTGAGGGTGGAGGTGAAGAGAGAGGGGAGCATGACGGGATGTTGTTTGGGTTTTGCTGTAAGGAGTCTTGGGGTTTTATAGGTATGCGAGGGAGGGGAAAGTCAAGAGTGGGATGAAGGGAGAGGACCTAATTTCAACGACTTCACATTTTTGGAGTTTAGGTGGGAGAAGATGGGAACTGGTGACTCATGCATGTTGACTAACGAGCATTGTTGCATCTCAACGAATTTTATAGGTGTGATGTATTTCTTAAAATATGATTTTATAAATGCGACATCACCTTAAAAACTATATCAGTAAATAAGCTTGATAGATTTcaacttcaaaatatgaaaaattCAGACCTTTCATGAAACTTCTTGATTTTGATCGAAGATGTATTCATAATATATACACTATGGTTATAATTGAGTTTGTATTGGCAAATATCAAATATCTAATAGCATTGTTTTGGTCATCTCTTCATTGTAATTTTACTTGTATTCGTTTGTTTTCTTCTTATAATTTGTCATTACACCTAAGGGCGCTCGGTCTTTTTTCCAAATTTAAGCTGAGTGGAGCTAAGCTTAAGCTCAAACGTGTTTCACAGATGAGCCCAGTCAGACAATGCTTAAGCTCTGGAAAGAGCAGCCAAGTCGAGCTAAGGTCAAACTCGATAAATATTGTTCAAGCTATATAAGCAACCCAAGCCTAAGAAAATCTCGTTTGTAGGAGTGTACTTAGAAGAACCGAAAAAAGCAATGCAATAAATGCTCAATTGTCAAATATCCACATGAACCTTTGAACTTTTGACATTTGCATTTTTATACTGATAATAACACAGGACAAATGGGACAAGTAATCTTTCGACTTTTGGAACATGTCGCAAACAATGGATTTGCAAATATAGAGACACCGTCAATAACAACATAACATATATATACCTGCTTGCATACACAAGTAGTTTTCCTTGAAGAACTTTTCGCTCTTTAGACATTATGAACTTGAATGGGAGAGTGCTTTCTCTCGAATAGATAGATACATAAAGGCACCATATGCGACAGAGACTGTAACAAGCATAACCACCAGCATTGCCTGTAATGAGATGTATGGACTAATAAAGAAGACGGCTGAAATCGTACAACTCTGCCAGACCTTGAGCTGTGCAAATGCTCCTTCCTGCAGAAACCCAAAAGCAGCAAATGTGTTGTGGACTTGTGATTATAGATTCAAGGCTCCAAATTCATAAATAACAAGGACTTGAAGAAAATTGTAGGAAAAGGTTAGACAAATACAGTATCATGCTTGAAGTATATCGCAAGCAAAGCACTGAGCTGTGTATTTAAGACTCCATCACCAATGCCCAATGCAGCTGCCATTATAAGAGGGTATACAGTTCCAAGTACTCCACTCACTGGGCTGCATCATAACAAGATTTAACAAGAATTAAGAGATAACAATAGCTTCAAATTAGAAATTAGTAAATTATGATAACAGTTTCAACTATATAAAGATGTTGTACACTAACGTGTAAATACTGCAAACCTGTATATTAGAAGAAGCCAGAGGTATATAATGGTCTGAATGAAAGCTCCAGCAGAAACTATAATAGTGATGGACTTGAGACCAGACGTAAATCGACCAGCAGCCAATGAACACTGACATATATTCCACCAAAAAGTGAGATAAGAATCTAAGAGaccgtaaatatatatatacatacgaaGCCTTCCTATGGAGAATGTATGCTCATGGAGTCTTTGGATTCTAATTATCAGTTTCCATTGCCGCCTAATATCAAGCCTGTGTCTATAATACCCAGAAAAGTTTCATGGTATCCCCTTGGAAATTTATTGATCATAGATGGTCCTCACTTTCTTGAAAAATAGGACAGAAGGCAATAAACCCATGAATCCTAATAGAAGAAATGTAGGCTATGACAGCAAGAACGAAAGTACAGATAATGAGAAAGACATCTTTTCTAatatcaaaagaaaaataagaaataagTAAAAGACAATTCATatgaataaagaaaagtattgaCTTCAGTTATATCTGGCACTGAACTAAAAATTGTACTGCCGGTTTCAGCATACTTACTATTGCATCACATGCCCCATAAACTGCCATTGCACCTCCAACACCAGACACACCAAGTGTTGGACTAACAATATACTCGGTATAGTCAGCCCTAAACATGAAAGGAATTGTGCCATGCTTAATACAGGAATAACAAAGAAGAGTTGGGGGGGGAAAAAAAGTAGGCAGCAATACTTGGTTAAGTAATTATACCATACAAATGCTTGTTGCAATCCTGAATACGCCATAAGGGGGATGATCAATAGCATCCGTACATCATACAAAGGTCTGATGACTGTCTTTGACAAAGATACCACAGAAGCATAAAAGTTGGGAGAAGATCCCTGGGGGTCCTCCTCTCCTTTAATACCCCTTTTATTCAAGAAGCACATCAGTATGGTACCTAAGGTCATACTAACAAGAAACACACTGAATAATAAGGTTGTGCCATTAGTACTCCCCCCCTGTCATGAAGGGAAGAAAAACAAACTCAGCACACTCATTTTCTGACAAAATAAAGCTAAATCTGAAATTATATAATTAATGTATGTGCAGAACCATGGTAAAGAATCAAAATAGTGCAGATAAACTTAATGCATGTGCCAATCACCATTTAGAAATCAAAAATAAGAAGATATACTATGAAGCCAGTTTCTTTTTAGAAAAATCCAGAAATAATAATATGAGATCAAATCAATTTCATAATGAGTCATGATTCATGACTCAGAAGTTCAAAGAAGGGAATGAAACCAAACCAGGTTCTGTTACCACCAAATGCAATTAGTTAGAAGATACATTTAGATGCCCAAAGACCAATTCTTTTGTAATAGGGTTATCAGATCTGTGGGCTAATAAGATAAAAACCAAACCACCAGAATAAACGAGGCAAACACAGTTCAACTTCAAGGATGACACGTACTGTTCCATCTCTTAGCAAGGCGAGGGTTATAAGATTTCCCACAAACTGCAAAATTAAAAAAGTAAGATTATTAGGCAACTTGACATGACAAGTTTGATCGAAAATGTTGCACAAACAGTTCCAGTAAAAGAAATTGGACTTCCTAAGAAAGATCCAACATATTCCACCTGGTGACTGGCAAACATTCCCCAAAATTCTCCATTGAAGTGGCCAATAACCGTTCCTTCATGTAAGCTATTATCTTTGGCATGACTACGTGCAGTAGAAGTCAAATATGTCCCCTGACGGATCCACAATAATGTCAGAAACAATTTCTAGCTTTTTCCATCAAACACAACCAGGAGaactcaaaacaaaacccaaaacatGGACTAGTATAGCTTTTTACcatcaaatccaaaataaaaccCGAAAATCATGAACGATCATATTACCTGGCCAACCCATATTATGGAAGCAGCAAAACCCAGATACAATGCAGCTGGAACCATAGTATACCTACACACA
Above is a genomic segment from Rosa chinensis cultivar Old Blush chromosome 3, RchiOBHm-V2, whole genome shotgun sequence containing:
- the LOC112195234 gene encoding UNC93-like protein 3 produces the protein MAPSSRDEETPLVVADDSPVEEGRSHTRDVHIISSAFLLIFLAYGAAQNLESSVNTEEDLGTTSLGILYLSFTFFSLVASPVVRKLGPKNALILGTTGYWLFIAANLKPTWYTMVPAALYLGFAASIIWVGQGTYLTSTARSHAKDNSLHEGTVIGHFNGEFWGMFASHQFVGNLITLALLRDGTGGSTNGTTLLFSVFLVSMTLGTILMCFLNKRGIKGEEDPQGSSPNFYASVVSLSKTVIRPLYDVRMLLIIPLMAYSGLQQAFVWADYTEYIVSPTLGVSGVGGAMAVYGACDAICSLAAGRFTSGLKSITIIVSAGAFIQTIIYLWLLLIYSPVSGVLGTVYPLIMAAALGIGDGVLNTQLSALLAIYFKHDTEGAFAQLKVWQSCTISAVFFISPYISLQAMLVVMLVTVSVAYGAFMYLSIREKALSHSSS
- the LOC112194998 gene encoding uncharacterized protein LOC112194998; this encodes MLPSLFTSTLTRLTPRLPVLIFAATWTACLTLTVALASFSPEVAFVSAISSSSSCGSEASIRVLADVPGDILCLPAQLFSKSRIDFIVPPVFAALVVAGSACLVRAMGLWETDEAQ